One Sphingomonas endolithica DNA segment encodes these proteins:
- a CDS encoding sterol desaturase family protein yields MRGWIETLERDLQSPIAVRRFGSGWFAGFFALLLAISGLCLVAALRWPGWFSMPELAPLYAWSGFRAVVHAVLIGAYALALLSLLLRPRKAIGATALLVALAATLLGGAGVQPRETHDWGVFFGIDFFVVNLVATGLMFAPIERLLPKHADQRLFRAEWREDLFYYLISSMMVQLITYLALAPSTYIMAKTGSFAEFRAAIAGQPWLLQFIEVMVLTDLTQYWFHRAFHRVPFLWGFHAVHHSAKSMDWLAGARMHFIEIILLRGVTSLPLLTLGFAPSVMQAYIAFVYVYASLVHANLRGDFEWLGRFVVTPRFHHWHHAIEAEGVDKNFAIHFPFLDRLFGTHHFPAKRWPTGYGVPEAVPSGYRAQFLYPFRRKQG; encoded by the coding sequence ATGCGCGGGTGGATCGAGACGCTGGAGCGCGACCTGCAATCGCCGATCGCGGTGCGCCGCTTCGGTAGCGGCTGGTTCGCCGGCTTCTTCGCGCTGCTGCTGGCAATTTCCGGGCTTTGCCTGGTTGCCGCCTTGCGCTGGCCCGGCTGGTTCTCGATGCCCGAGCTCGCCCCTTTATATGCCTGGTCGGGGTTCCGGGCGGTCGTCCACGCCGTGCTGATCGGCGCCTATGCGCTGGCCCTGCTCAGCCTGCTGTTGCGCCCGCGCAAGGCAATCGGCGCGACCGCATTGCTCGTCGCGCTTGCCGCCACCTTGCTGGGCGGCGCGGGCGTGCAGCCACGCGAAACGCACGACTGGGGCGTGTTCTTCGGGATCGACTTTTTCGTCGTCAATCTCGTCGCCACCGGGCTGATGTTCGCGCCGATCGAGCGGCTGCTGCCCAAGCACGCCGATCAGCGGCTGTTTCGCGCTGAATGGCGTGAGGATCTTTTCTATTATCTGATCAGCTCGATGATGGTGCAGCTGATCACCTACCTGGCATTGGCGCCGTCGACCTACATCATGGCCAAGACCGGCAGCTTCGCCGAGTTCCGCGCCGCGATCGCCGGCCAGCCATGGCTGTTGCAGTTCATCGAGGTCATGGTGCTGACCGACCTGACGCAATATTGGTTCCACCGCGCCTTTCATCGCGTGCCGTTCCTGTGGGGCTTCCACGCGGTCCACCATTCGGCCAAGTCGATGGATTGGCTGGCGGGCGCCAGGATGCACTTCATCGAGATCATCCTGCTGCGCGGCGTCACCTCGCTGCCGCTACTGACGCTCGGCTTCGCGCCATCGGTGATGCAGGCGTACATCGCGTTCGTGTACGTCTACGCGTCGCTGGTGCACGCCAATCTGCGCGGCGATTTCGAGTGGCTGGGACGGTTCGTCGTCACCCCGCGTTTCCACCACTGGCACCACGCGATCGAAGCGGAAGGGGTCGACAAGAACTTCGCGATCCACTTCCCGTTTCTCGACCGCCTGTTCGGCACGCATCACTTTCCCGCCAAGCGCTGGCCGACCGGCTATGGCGTGCCGGAAGCCGTGCCGAGCGGGTATCGTGCGCAGTTCCTGTACCCGTTTCGGCGCAAGCAAGGCTGA
- a CDS encoding acyl-[ACP]--phospholipid O-acyltransferase produces the protein MSAPDVSLLGKRRFGPLFVVQFFGAFNDNVLRYALIFLATYGLGRASPVPPAVLGPVTLGLFILPYFLLSALAGQIADAVDKGRLIRMIKAAEIGIMTIAMLGFWQNSVWLLLAALLLMGVHSTIFGPVKYSILPQHLGQHEMMGGTGLIEAGTFLAILGGQLLANEIEPWTAASIAMGCAVIGFGASLLIPAAPPSGNNHRIDYNIVRGTWNILRTAASGRGVWLSILGISWFFAVGGIVSSDVPTLVSSELGGGKSVVTLFLIVFSVAIAVGSLAVNRLLKGEVSARYVPVAALLMAAGMIDLWIASSTFVPGGGKADVAQFLANPGSWHVLVALIVTALGGGMFVVPLYAIISTFTVPAERSRVIAANNIVNGIVTVLVVLATTGMYKFGVSTPGSIGALGFATLAVALISCWLLPETVIKALVRGLLTMLYRVELHGAENMPQPGVPAVVVVNHVSWLDGLLLAVFLPGKPTFAIHSGVARLWWIQPALKLFDAFPVDPTNPMAAKAMVKAVKQGRTLVIFPEGRITTTGALMKVFDGPGMIADKADAPIVPVRIDGAQFTRFSRLGGKVRRRAFPKITLTVLPQRRFQVSGDSARERRAAAGRKLYDVMSEMIFATSDIDRTLFEALIDAKDVHGGKAAVIEDVKRTPLGYSRLITGSLALGRPLAEGTRQGEAVGVLLPNVAGVVVAFFALQAKGRVPAMLNYTAGLTNLKAACAAAEIRTIVTARAFVEQAKLGEVVAGLEATGIRVRYLEDIAAAIGAGAKFRALIATRFALRSHRALRLSPEAPAVILFTSGSEGLPKGVVLTHRNLLANCHQLSARIDFNESDVVLNALPVFHSFGLTGGTLLPILSGVKTVLYPSPLHYRIVPALAYDANATILFGTDTFLSGYARMAHGYDFYSLRYIFAGAERVRDETRRIYAEKFGLRILEGYGATEAAPVIAVNTPMHFRAGTVGRLLPGMEGRLDPVPGIDEGGRLSIRGPNVMAGYLKADQPGVLQPPEDGWHDSGDIVTIDDAGFVTIRGRAKRFAKIGGEMVSLPAVEGYATALWPDAEHAVVTRPDLRKGEQLVLFTTRQDASASALQAWAKANGVTELMVPKDIRPIDTLPVLGTGKIDYVTISAMAA, from the coding sequence ATGTCCGCACCTGATGTCTCGTTACTGGGCAAACGCCGCTTCGGGCCGCTGTTCGTCGTGCAGTTCTTCGGCGCGTTCAACGACAATGTGCTGCGTTATGCGCTGATCTTCCTGGCGACCTACGGCCTTGGCCGCGCCTCGCCGGTTCCGCCGGCGGTGCTCGGGCCGGTGACCCTCGGGCTGTTCATCCTGCCCTATTTCCTGCTCTCGGCACTTGCCGGGCAGATCGCCGACGCGGTCGACAAGGGCCGGTTGATCCGCATGATCAAGGCGGCCGAAATCGGCATCATGACCATCGCGATGCTTGGTTTCTGGCAGAATTCGGTGTGGCTGCTGCTCGCCGCCTTGTTGTTGATGGGGGTGCATTCGACGATCTTCGGGCCGGTCAAATATTCGATCCTGCCGCAGCACCTTGGCCAGCACGAGATGATGGGCGGCACCGGCCTGATCGAGGCGGGCACCTTCCTGGCGATCCTCGGCGGGCAATTGCTCGCCAACGAGATCGAGCCATGGACTGCGGCGAGCATCGCGATGGGCTGCGCGGTGATCGGGTTCGGCGCCAGCCTGCTCATCCCGGCCGCGCCGCCATCGGGCAACAACCACCGGATCGACTATAATATCGTCCGCGGCACCTGGAACATCCTGCGCACCGCCGCCAGCGGGCGCGGGGTGTGGCTGTCGATCCTGGGGATCAGCTGGTTCTTCGCGGTCGGCGGCATCGTCTCGTCCGACGTGCCGACCCTGGTGTCGAGCGAGCTTGGCGGCGGCAAGAGCGTCGTCACGTTGTTCCTGATCGTCTTCTCGGTGGCGATCGCGGTCGGCTCACTCGCGGTCAACCGGCTGCTCAAGGGCGAGGTGTCGGCCAGGTACGTGCCAGTCGCCGCGCTGCTGATGGCGGCCGGGATGATCGACCTGTGGATCGCGAGCAGCACCTTCGTCCCCGGCGGCGGCAAGGCGGATGTCGCGCAGTTCCTGGCCAACCCGGGGAGCTGGCATGTGCTGGTCGCGCTGATCGTGACCGCGCTCGGCGGCGGGATGTTCGTCGTGCCGCTGTACGCGATCATCTCGACCTTCACCGTGCCGGCCGAGCGCTCGCGCGTCATCGCCGCCAACAATATCGTCAACGGCATCGTCACCGTGCTGGTCGTGCTGGCGACGACGGGGATGTACAAGTTCGGCGTGTCGACGCCGGGTTCGATCGGCGCGCTCGGCTTCGCGACGCTGGCGGTGGCGCTGATCTCGTGCTGGCTGCTGCCCGAAACGGTGATCAAGGCGCTGGTCCGCGGCCTGTTGACGATGTTGTACCGCGTCGAACTGCACGGCGCGGAGAACATGCCCCAACCGGGCGTGCCGGCCGTCGTCGTGGTCAACCATGTGTCGTGGCTGGACGGGCTGCTGCTCGCGGTGTTCCTGCCGGGCAAGCCGACCTTCGCGATCCACAGCGGTGTCGCCAGATTGTGGTGGATTCAGCCGGCGCTCAAGCTGTTCGACGCCTTCCCGGTCGATCCGACCAACCCGATGGCGGCCAAGGCGATGGTCAAGGCCGTGAAGCAGGGCCGCACCCTGGTGATCTTCCCCGAGGGCCGCATCACCACCACCGGCGCGCTGATGAAGGTGTTCGACGGCCCCGGCATGATCGCCGACAAGGCCGATGCGCCGATCGTGCCGGTGCGCATCGACGGCGCGCAGTTCACGCGCTTCTCGCGGCTTGGTGGCAAGGTGCGCCGGCGCGCTTTCCCCAAGATCACGCTGACGGTTCTGCCGCAGCGCCGCTTCCAGGTCAGCGGCGACAGCGCACGCGAGCGCCGGGCGGCGGCCGGGCGGAAATTGTACGACGTGATGAGCGAGATGATCTTCGCCACCTCCGACATCGACCGCACGCTGTTCGAGGCGCTGATCGACGCCAAGGACGTACATGGCGGCAAGGCGGCGGTGATCGAGGACGTCAAGCGCACGCCGCTTGGCTATTCCCGCCTGATCACCGGATCGCTCGCCCTGGGCCGGCCGCTGGCGGAGGGCACGCGGCAGGGAGAGGCGGTCGGCGTGTTGCTGCCCAACGTTGCCGGCGTCGTCGTCGCCTTCTTCGCCTTGCAGGCGAAGGGCCGCGTGCCGGCGATGCTCAACTATACCGCCGGCCTGACCAACCTGAAGGCGGCGTGCGCCGCAGCGGAGATCCGCACGATCGTCACCGCGCGTGCGTTCGTCGAGCAGGCCAAGCTCGGCGAGGTCGTCGCCGGCCTAGAAGCGACGGGCATCCGGGTCCGCTACCTCGAGGATATCGCCGCCGCCATCGGCGCCGGCGCCAAGTTCCGCGCGCTGATCGCCACACGCTTCGCGCTGCGCAGCCATCGTGCGTTACGCCTGTCACCTGAGGCGCCCGCCGTCATCCTGTTCACCAGCGGCTCCGAGGGCCTGCCCAAGGGCGTGGTGCTGACGCACCGCAACCTGCTTGCCAATTGCCACCAATTGTCCGCGCGGATCGATTTCAACGAGAGCGACGTGGTGCTGAACGCGCTGCCCGTTTTCCACAGTTTCGGGCTGACCGGCGGCACGTTGCTGCCGATCCTGTCGGGGGTGAAGACCGTCCTCTACCCCAGCCCGCTGCATTACCGCATCGTGCCGGCGCTCGCCTATGATGCCAATGCGACGATCCTGTTCGGCACCGACACGTTCCTGTCGGGCTATGCGCGGATGGCGCATGGCTATGATTTCTATTCGCTGCGCTACATCTTCGCTGGCGCCGAGCGCGTGCGCGACGAGACGCGGCGGATCTATGCCGAGAAGTTCGGCCTGCGCATCCTCGAAGGCTATGGCGCGACCGAGGCGGCGCCGGTGATCGCGGTCAACACGCCGATGCACTTCCGCGCCGGCACCGTCGGCCGCCTGCTGCCGGGCATGGAAGGTCGGCTCGATCCCGTGCCGGGCATCGACGAAGGCGGGCGCCTGTCGATCCGCGGACCCAATGTGATGGCCGGCTATCTCAAGGCCGACCAGCCCGGCGTGTTGCAGCCGCCCGAAGACGGCTGGCACGACAGCGGCGACATCGTGACGATCGACGATGCCGGCTTCGTCACGATCCGCGGCCGCGCGAAACGCTTTGCCAAGATCGGCGGCGAGATGGTCTCGCTGCCCGCAGTGGAAGGCTATGCCACGGCGCTGTGGCCCGATGCCGAACACGCGGTCGTCACCCGCCCGGACCTGCGCAAGGGCGAACAGCTCGTCTTGTTCACCACGCGCCAGGACGCGAGCGCCAGCGCGCTGCAGGCGTGGGCCAAGGCCAATGGCGTGACCGAGTTGATGGTGCCCAAGGATATCCGGCCGATCGACACTCTGCCCGTTCTCGGCACCGGCAAGATCGATTATGTGACGATAAGCGCGATGGCGGCATGA
- a CDS encoding VIT domain-containing protein: MYRFLVLAAAILTLSSAAGAQSNPTLVEAERGIRRDDGPATHLRFDAIDVRAHLVGRTADVTVEMLIGSEDAGSYEANLALTLPADAVVTGYSLDVGGAMIPGQLLEAPKARNVYEDEVRAGVDPGLAEITGNRFTTRIFPIDSGHPRRFRLHFVAAFDPVVGLVLPLARDEAIGRVTVAVSADGYATAPAVRFAGQPLALARSGDGWRGEAMLGKAEVRGGLTVTGGVLASPMVVARHASGETFFAISDGATGDPKPLSRGGRLRIYWDRSLSHRASRTDLEADVLARLAERTKPSAIDLVTFASDRPRVETLGSAAALRTALDRVVYRGGTSLAGLDTLALPAASQCVLVFDGEVTIDRGAAFAPDCRLVALTAAPGANGARLGRLTQHMGGTVVRLAPGGEADALAALATPATVPVSVRDAAGRRIDTRALPAGQGQWLLVGPMPSGGITVRLSGGGERRYAPTGAAVAAEAPAALWAASRVSDLADDPARHAAMAETARRYQVAGPGMSFLVLERPDQYLRAELTPPAAFGAVWLAQYRKAKSEWDKEHRDAKQERFAFVLDQWRQRSAWHGKRFTPLTRAQVKRARGDDTPGMALPPPPPPPPPPPPPPAETDQPRIVAPPPVVSAPAPAAATADENHADSIVVTGSRLRAPMPTAQQPRPAAIKLDMADLITKRPYIVALDLAAPGRRSAVLAEQELQYGSVPTFYLDTAEWFRLKGDGATASLLLLSALELPTSDDETRQIVAFRLERDRSFDRAIELAEHLAAADAEFRPQPGRDLALALAARGRAAGPAGRADLERAFRLLIDTALNPASGAFDGIEVIALMEANALIPAMAAAGGHWVLDPRLVGLIDTDARIVMEWTADDADIDLWVDEPSGERVMYSNKLSSAGGQISNDMTDGYGPEEYAIHRAPAGPYRVRINGYDADRINPNGPGHVLIRLQRNFARRGETQELVDLDLSFQNGRNRNNVDETRPVATLRVER; this comes from the coding sequence GTGTACCGTTTCCTAGTGCTGGCGGCTGCCATCCTGACCCTGTCTTCGGCGGCCGGGGCGCAGAGCAACCCGACGCTTGTCGAGGCGGAGCGCGGCATCCGGCGCGACGACGGCCCGGCCACCCATTTGCGCTTCGACGCGATCGACGTCCGCGCGCACCTGGTCGGCCGCACCGCCGACGTCACGGTGGAGATGCTGATCGGCTCGGAAGATGCCGGCAGCTATGAGGCGAACCTCGCGCTCACCCTGCCGGCCGACGCGGTCGTCACCGGCTATTCGCTGGATGTCGGCGGCGCGATGATCCCCGGCCAACTGCTCGAGGCGCCCAAGGCGCGCAACGTCTACGAGGACGAGGTACGTGCCGGTGTGGATCCCGGGCTGGCGGAGATCACCGGGAACCGGTTCACGACACGCATCTTCCCGATCGACTCCGGCCATCCTCGCCGTTTTCGCCTGCACTTCGTCGCGGCGTTCGATCCGGTCGTCGGCCTCGTCTTGCCGCTTGCCCGTGACGAAGCGATCGGGCGGGTGACCGTCGCCGTTTCCGCAGACGGCTATGCCACCGCCCCCGCCGTGCGCTTCGCCGGCCAGCCGCTTGCCCTCGCGCGCAGCGGCGACGGATGGCGCGGAGAGGCGATGCTCGGCAAGGCTGAGGTTCGCGGCGGGCTGACCGTGACGGGAGGGGTGCTGGCCAGCCCAATGGTCGTCGCGCGCCATGCGAGCGGGGAGACGTTCTTCGCGATCTCGGACGGCGCCACCGGCGATCCGAAGCCACTATCGCGAGGGGGCCGCTTACGCATCTACTGGGATCGCTCGCTCTCGCACCGGGCCAGCCGCACCGATCTGGAGGCAGACGTACTGGCGCGCCTTGCCGAACGGACGAAGCCCAGCGCGATCGACCTCGTCACCTTTGCGAGCGACCGGCCGCGGGTCGAGACGCTCGGCAGCGCTGCGGCGCTCAGAACGGCGCTCGACCGCGTGGTCTACCGCGGCGGTACGTCGCTCGCCGGACTCGATACGCTGGCGCTGCCCGCCGCCAGCCAATGCGTGCTGGTGTTCGATGGGGAAGTGACCATCGACCGCGGAGCGGCCTTTGCTCCTGATTGTCGACTGGTGGCGCTCACCGCCGCCCCCGGCGCCAACGGCGCGCGGCTGGGACGGCTGACGCAGCATATGGGCGGCACTGTGGTGCGGCTTGCTCCGGGCGGGGAGGCCGACGCGCTGGCCGCACTGGCCACCCCCGCAACGGTTCCCGTGTCGGTCCGCGATGCGGCCGGACGACGGATCGACACACGGGCGCTGCCGGCCGGCCAAGGGCAGTGGCTGCTGGTTGGCCCCATGCCGTCGGGCGGCATCACCGTGCGACTGAGCGGCGGTGGCGAACGCCGCTACGCGCCGACTGGCGCAGCCGTGGCAGCCGAGGCACCGGCCGCGCTTTGGGCCGCGAGCCGCGTGTCGGATCTTGCCGACGACCCTGCCCGTCACGCAGCAATGGCGGAGACCGCGCGCCGCTACCAGGTCGCCGGTCCCGGCATGTCGTTCCTGGTGCTGGAGCGGCCCGACCAATATCTGCGCGCCGAACTGACACCACCGGCGGCATTCGGCGCAGTGTGGCTGGCGCAGTATCGCAAGGCCAAGTCGGAATGGGACAAGGAGCATCGCGACGCCAAGCAAGAGCGGTTCGCCTTCGTGCTCGACCAATGGCGCCAGCGCAGCGCCTGGCACGGCAAGCGCTTCACGCCACTCACCCGTGCACAGGTGAAACGTGCGCGTGGGGACGATACGCCCGGCATGGCCTTGCCTCCCCCTCCCCCACCGCCTCCCCCACCGCCTCCGCCACCGGCCGAGACCGACCAGCCACGCATTGTCGCGCCACCGCCAGTTGTATCGGCGCCCGCACCCGCCGCGGCCACGGCAGACGAGAACCACGCAGACAGCATCGTCGTGACCGGCTCGCGTCTGCGCGCTCCAATGCCCACCGCACAGCAACCGCGGCCGGCTGCGATCAAGCTCGACATGGCGGACCTGATCACCAAGCGCCCCTATATCGTTGCGCTCGACCTGGCAGCGCCGGGAAGACGCTCGGCCGTGCTGGCGGAGCAGGAACTGCAATACGGCTCCGTGCCGACCTTCTATCTCGACACTGCCGAGTGGTTCCGGCTCAAGGGGGATGGGGCTACCGCCTCGCTGCTGCTCCTTTCGGCGCTCGAGCTGCCGACCAGCGACGACGAGACACGCCAGATCGTCGCCTTCCGCCTCGAGCGCGATCGCTCCTTCGACCGGGCGATCGAGCTCGCCGAGCACCTTGCCGCCGCCGATGCCGAGTTCAGGCCCCAGCCCGGTCGCGACCTTGCCTTGGCGCTCGCGGCCCGCGGGCGGGCTGCGGGGCCGGCTGGCCGCGCGGACCTCGAACGCGCGTTTCGGTTGCTGATCGATACGGCGCTCAATCCCGCTTCGGGTGCTTTCGATGGAATCGAGGTGATCGCGCTGATGGAGGCCAACGCACTCATCCCCGCGATGGCGGCTGCGGGTGGGCACTGGGTGCTCGACCCCCGGCTCGTCGGCTTGATCGACACCGATGCGCGCATCGTGATGGAATGGACGGCCGACGACGCCGACATCGACCTGTGGGTCGATGAGCCAAGTGGCGAACGCGTGATGTATTCCAACAAGTTGAGCAGCGCCGGCGGGCAGATCTCCAACGACATGACCGATGGCTACGGGCCAGAGGAATACGCCATCCACCGTGCCCCCGCCGGCCCATATCGCGTGCGCATCAACGGTTACGATGCCGATCGCATCAACCCGAATGGCCCCGGCCATGTACTCATCCGCCTGCAACGCAACTTTGCGCGTCGGGGCGAGACGCAGGAGTTGGTCGACCTCGACCTGTCCTTCCAGAACGGCCGAAACCGGAACAATGTCGACGAGACGCGGCCAGTCGCTACCTTGCGGGTGGAACGGTAG
- a CDS encoding LLM class flavin-dependent oxidoreductase — protein sequence MKKIGFLSFGHWSSSPHSGTRSASDVLLQSIDLAVAAEELGADGAYFRVHHFAQQLASPFPLLAAVGARTSRIEIGTGVIDMRYENPFYMAEDAGSADLISRGRLQLGISRGSPEQVIEGWRHFGYAPAEGESDADMGRRHAEVFLDLLKGDGFAQPSPRPMFPNPPGLLRIEPHSAGLRERIWWGSSSNATAVWAAERGMNLQSSTLKADESGEPLHIQQAKQIRLYREAWKAAGHAGTPRVSVSRSIFALMNDQDRAYFGRGDSSDQIGVIDNMRAVFGRSYAAEPDQLIEQLRADEGIAEADTLLLTVPNQLGVDYNAHVLDSVLTHVAPALGWR from the coding sequence ATGAAGAAGATCGGATTTCTGTCGTTCGGTCATTGGTCGTCATCGCCGCATTCGGGGACGCGTTCCGCCTCCGACGTATTGCTGCAGTCGATCGATCTTGCCGTCGCCGCCGAGGAACTGGGCGCGGACGGCGCCTATTTCCGCGTCCACCATTTCGCGCAGCAGCTTGCGTCGCCCTTTCCACTGCTTGCCGCGGTCGGCGCCAGGACCAGCCGGATCGAGATCGGCACCGGCGTGATCGACATGCGCTACGAAAACCCGTTCTACATGGCCGAAGATGCGGGGTCGGCCGATCTGATCAGCCGCGGTCGCCTGCAACTCGGGATCAGCCGCGGCTCGCCCGAGCAGGTGATCGAAGGCTGGCGCCACTTCGGCTATGCGCCGGCAGAGGGTGAGAGCGATGCGGACATGGGACGTCGCCATGCCGAGGTGTTTCTCGATCTGCTGAAGGGCGACGGATTCGCGCAGCCCAGCCCACGACCGATGTTTCCCAACCCGCCGGGCCTGCTGCGCATCGAGCCGCATTCCGCCGGATTGCGCGAGCGTATCTGGTGGGGTTCGTCGTCGAACGCCACCGCGGTCTGGGCCGCAGAACGTGGCATGAACCTGCAGAGCTCGACGTTGAAGGCGGACGAGAGCGGCGAGCCGCTGCATATCCAGCAGGCCAAGCAGATCCGGCTCTACCGCGAGGCCTGGAAAGCCGCAGGGCACGCCGGCACGCCACGTGTCTCGGTCTCGCGGTCGATCTTCGCGCTGATGAACGATCAGGATCGCGCCTATTTCGGGCGCGGCGACAGTAGCGACCAGATCGGCGTGATCGATAACATGCGCGCGGTGTTCGGCCGGTCATACGCCGCCGAGCCCGATCAATTGATCGAACAGTTACGGGCCGATGAAGGCATTGCAGAGGCAGACACGCTGCTGCTCACGGTACCGAACCAGCTTGGGGTCGATTACAACGCCCATGTGCTCGATTCCGTCCTGACCCATGTCGCGCCCGCGCTGGGTTGGCGCTGA